Proteins co-encoded in one Corynebacterium tuberculostearicum genomic window:
- a CDS encoding HNH endonuclease signature motif containing protein: MQTTKHAEIDSAIAQVATGLTQLRSLMQDPSDLSFELLHPHFEHLERALGNKSTIDAAFAFIAERDDAGRRVGSSKAKDYLTTRLGLTDAEAAARLRNGKNLFAPIPDPEPTPPADPDADAAARAKTEEEARRRADRERREEEKRRKKLFEEEPIPERILNLIENELRSLSKYATPGPSELRNQALEQAKRRSFDSLREWLRKAIRKANKHALNPAGEPDPHAATRKRRFSISRQDADGGVHISGYLDASAAAILASAFAPAKNKGSADLSAEDDTRTYAQRMADQLTAALSSYLSATQKNSDGLGSFFVATTLEELEAMGGDTRFATSTGIELTPLDLLRLGGAQHDFFCAVDEKGFPLELGRTKRTASLWQKLALAASELVCTHPECHRPWQDCDVHHLQAWSHGGATDLKNLTLLCRRHHVDNNDYRDGRNGMGHAERDRDTSRVGYRAAHTSGLSPTVEVNEHPAAEQAPARRLTDPPSPPPSPPGAA, encoded by the coding sequence ATGCAGACCACCAAGCATGCGGAGATAGACTCCGCCATCGCGCAGGTTGCCACTGGGCTAACCCAGCTGCGCAGCCTCATGCAGGATCCTTCCGATCTTTCCTTCGAGCTTCTTCACCCCCATTTCGAACACCTGGAGCGAGCACTAGGAAATAAGTCCACCATCGACGCCGCTTTTGCTTTCATTGCAGAGCGCGATGACGCCGGCCGCCGCGTAGGCTCTTCCAAGGCCAAGGACTACCTGACCACGCGCCTAGGTCTTACTGATGCCGAGGCCGCCGCCCGCCTGCGCAATGGCAAGAACCTCTTCGCGCCCATCCCTGATCCGGAGCCCACTCCCCCTGCGGACCCCGATGCCGATGCGGCTGCACGCGCGAAGACCGAAGAGGAAGCCCGCCGCCGCGCCGACCGCGAGCGCCGCGAGGAGGAAAAGCGCCGCAAGAAGCTTTTCGAAGAAGAGCCCATCCCCGAACGCATCCTCAACCTCATCGAGAACGAACTGCGTAGCCTCAGCAAGTACGCCACCCCCGGCCCGAGCGAGCTGCGCAACCAAGCCCTCGAGCAGGCCAAGCGTCGCTCCTTCGATTCCCTGCGCGAGTGGCTTCGCAAGGCCATCCGCAAGGCGAATAAGCACGCCCTCAACCCAGCTGGCGAGCCCGACCCACACGCCGCTACCCGCAAACGCCGCTTTAGCATCTCCCGCCAAGACGCCGACGGCGGCGTGCATATCTCCGGATACCTGGACGCATCTGCGGCCGCCATCCTCGCCAGCGCCTTTGCTCCCGCGAAAAATAAGGGCAGCGCAGATCTCAGCGCCGAGGATGATACCCGCACCTACGCCCAGCGCATGGCGGACCAATTAACCGCCGCCCTGTCGAGCTACCTTTCCGCCACCCAAAAGAACTCCGACGGCCTCGGTTCCTTCTTCGTTGCCACCACCTTGGAGGAACTGGAGGCAATGGGCGGCGATACCCGCTTCGCCACCAGCACCGGCATCGAGCTCACCCCGCTCGACCTCCTCCGCCTGGGCGGTGCACAGCACGATTTCTTCTGCGCCGTGGATGAGAAAGGCTTCCCACTCGAGCTTGGCCGCACCAAGCGCACCGCTTCCCTCTGGCAGAAGCTTGCCCTAGCGGCCTCCGAGCTCGTCTGCACCCACCCCGAGTGCCACCGCCCTTGGCAGGATTGCGACGTCCACCACCTCCAAGCCTGGTCCCACGGCGGTGCCACCGACCTCAAGAATCTCACGCTGTTGTGCCGCCGACACCACGTGGACAATAACGACTACCGCGATGGCCGCAACGGAATGGGACACGCCGAACGAGACCGCGACACGAGCCGGGTAGGATACCGAGCCGCCCACACCAGCGGGCTATCGCCCACCGTGGAGGTCAACGAACACCCCGCCGCGGAACAAGCCCCGGCCCGCAGGCTCACCGATCCGCCTTCGCCACCGCCGTCACCCCCGGGCGCGGCCTGA
- the rfbB gene encoding dTDP-glucose 4,6-dehydratase → MLVTGGAGFIGANFVRLMCQARPDTRVTVLDKLTYAGNCANLAGLDIDFVEGDIADPATVEPLVAAADAVVHFAAESHNDNSLRDPSPFLYTNVVGTFTLLEACRKHDTRFHHVSTDEVFGDLEIGADTKFSEHTAYAPSSPYSATKAGSDHLVRAWVRSFGLRATISNCSNNYGPYQHIEKFIPRQITNILSGHTPKLYGTGEQVRDWIHVDDHNDAVLAIVERGQIGETYNIGADQKDINNKQVIELICEIMGHTRDGHALYEHVADRPGHDQRYAMDAAKLRRELGWTPRFTDIRAGLEDTIAWYRENEDWWKPEKEDVETRYKQQGQ, encoded by the coding sequence ATGCTCGTTACTGGCGGCGCCGGTTTTATCGGCGCCAATTTCGTGCGCCTAATGTGCCAGGCGCGCCCCGATACCCGCGTTACGGTGCTGGACAAGCTCACTTACGCCGGAAACTGCGCCAACCTCGCCGGGCTGGATATCGACTTCGTGGAGGGCGATATCGCCGATCCCGCAACGGTGGAACCGCTCGTCGCCGCCGCCGATGCGGTCGTTCACTTCGCCGCCGAATCCCATAACGACAATTCTTTGCGGGATCCCTCGCCCTTTCTTTACACGAATGTCGTGGGCACATTCACTCTCCTAGAGGCCTGCCGGAAGCACGATACCCGCTTCCATCATGTCTCTACCGACGAGGTTTTCGGCGACCTCGAGATTGGGGCTGACACCAAGTTTAGCGAGCACACCGCCTACGCTCCCTCCAGCCCGTATTCGGCAACCAAGGCGGGTTCTGACCACCTCGTGCGCGCATGGGTGCGTTCCTTCGGGCTGCGCGCCACCATCTCGAACTGCTCCAATAATTACGGGCCATACCAGCACATTGAGAAGTTCATCCCCCGCCAGATCACCAATATTCTCTCCGGCCACACCCCCAAGCTTTATGGCACGGGCGAGCAGGTGCGCGATTGGATCCACGTCGATGACCACAACGACGCAGTGCTCGCCATCGTCGAGCGTGGCCAGATTGGTGAGACCTACAATATCGGGGCGGACCAGAAAGATATTAATAATAAGCAGGTCATCGAGCTTATCTGCGAGATCATGGGCCACACCCGCGATGGACACGCCCTCTATGAGCATGTTGCGGACCGACCCGGCCATGACCAGCGTTATGCCATGGACGCCGCCAAGCTGCGCCGCGAACTGGGATGGACCCCGCGGTTCACGGATATCCGCGCCGGTCTCGAAGACACCATCGCCTGGTACCGCGAAAACGAAGATTGGTGGAAACCCGAGAAGGAAGACGTCGAAACCCGCTATAAGCAGCAAGGACAGTAA
- the rfbD gene encoding dTDP-4-dehydrorhamnose reductase has protein sequence MHITETAIPGLLIIGLDVHGDNRGWFKENWQREKLTELAPELASFQPVQNNISYNHAGATRGLHAEPWDKLVSVAQGKIFGAWCDLREGSESFGEVVTHEVGPETAVFVPRGVANGFQALEETSYCYLVNEHWSAEALYSAVNLNIIDWPLEPTEISKKDKQHPALEDVSPMPARRILVTGANGQLGRALKRLLADAEFCTHAEFDITNPPARNWKQYSAIINCAAYNDVNGAESDRAAAWAVNAEGPAKLARIAAENQITLVHVSSDYIFDGANEVHTEEELPSPLSAYGASKAAGDTAAQTAPQHYVIRTSWVFGEGENFMSTMRRLANRGVEPKVIHDQRGRPTFAEDLAKGIVHLLKSGAEYGVYNLSNSGDTVGRDEIAMAVFIGLGHDPAEVTPVSTEQYRDIAGPEAPRPKESTFALDKIEATGFKPQNWRAALALYLALYPED, from the coding sequence ATGCACATAACTGAAACCGCCATCCCGGGACTGCTCATTATCGGCCTCGACGTACACGGGGACAACCGCGGCTGGTTCAAGGAGAATTGGCAGCGCGAAAAACTCACCGAGCTCGCGCCCGAACTCGCAAGCTTCCAGCCAGTGCAGAACAATATTTCTTATAACCACGCCGGAGCCACCCGCGGCCTGCACGCCGAGCCGTGGGACAAGCTGGTCTCGGTGGCGCAGGGCAAAATCTTCGGCGCGTGGTGCGATTTGCGCGAGGGCTCGGAGAGCTTTGGCGAGGTCGTCACCCACGAGGTGGGACCGGAGACTGCGGTGTTTGTGCCGCGGGGCGTCGCCAATGGCTTTCAGGCCCTGGAGGAAACCTCCTACTGCTACCTTGTCAATGAGCATTGGTCGGCCGAGGCGCTCTATTCCGCGGTGAACCTCAACATCATAGACTGGCCCCTAGAACCCACCGAGATTTCGAAGAAGGACAAGCAGCACCCCGCCCTCGAAGACGTGAGCCCGATGCCCGCCCGCCGCATCCTTGTCACGGGCGCGAATGGGCAGTTGGGGCGGGCGTTGAAGCGTCTGCTTGCCGACGCCGAATTTTGCACCCACGCCGAATTCGACATCACCAACCCACCCGCACGGAATTGGAAGCAGTACTCCGCCATCATTAACTGCGCGGCGTATAACGACGTCAACGGCGCCGAAAGCGACCGCGCCGCCGCTTGGGCTGTCAACGCGGAAGGGCCTGCAAAGCTGGCGCGCATCGCCGCGGAAAACCAGATCACGCTGGTACACGTCTCGAGCGACTATATCTTCGATGGAGCTAACGAGGTCCATACCGAGGAGGAGCTACCGTCGCCATTGAGTGCGTATGGGGCGTCGAAAGCCGCGGGCGATACCGCCGCGCAGACCGCGCCACAGCACTACGTCATCCGCACCTCGTGGGTATTTGGCGAGGGCGAGAATTTCATGTCCACCATGCGCCGCTTGGCCAATAGGGGCGTGGAGCCGAAGGTTATCCATGACCAGCGCGGGCGGCCCACGTTTGCCGAGGATCTTGCCAAAGGCATCGTGCACCTGCTCAAATCCGGAGCGGAGTACGGCGTGTATAACCTGTCCAACTCGGGCGATACCGTGGGCCGCGATGAGATTGCCATGGCCGTATTCATCGGACTCGGCCACGATCCGGCCGAGGTCACGCCGGTGAGCACCGAGCAGTACCGCGACATCGCGGGGCCCGAGGCGCCGCGCCCCAAGGAATCTACGTTCGCGCTGGATAAAATCGAAGCCACTGGGTTCAAGCCGCAGAATTGGCGCGCGGCGCTTGCCCTGTACCTGGCGCTGTACCCGGAGGATTAA
- the rfbA gene encoding glucose-1-phosphate thymidylyltransferase RfbA, with the protein MKGIILAGGSGTRLYPITKGISKQLMPIYDKPMIYYPLTTLIQAGIREILIITTPEDAGAFQRLFGDGSQLGLMIDYAVQPRPEGLAQAFLIGEDFIGDDSVALVLGDNIFHGFGGELAHCQDPEGGIIFAYEVSDPQRYGVVEFDAAGHALSIEEKPEVPRSNHAVVGLYFYDNSVVEIAKGIEPSGRGELEITAVNEEYLHRGELNVQRLHRGSVWLDTGTVDSMSEASAYVEVLQKRTGIVIGSPEVAAFEAGFIDRVQLEALAEPLLKSGYGEYLRAF; encoded by the coding sequence ATGAAAGGCATCATCCTGGCCGGCGGTTCCGGCACGCGGCTCTACCCGATTACCAAGGGCATCTCGAAGCAGCTCATGCCCATTTATGACAAGCCGATGATTTACTACCCGCTAACCACGCTCATCCAGGCGGGCATTCGGGAGATCCTCATCATCACTACCCCTGAAGATGCAGGCGCCTTCCAGCGCCTCTTTGGTGATGGCTCCCAGCTCGGGCTCATGATCGATTACGCGGTCCAGCCGCGGCCGGAGGGGCTCGCACAGGCCTTCTTGATTGGCGAGGATTTCATTGGCGATGACAGCGTCGCACTCGTGCTCGGCGATAATATCTTCCACGGCTTCGGCGGCGAGCTCGCCCACTGCCAGGATCCGGAGGGCGGCATCATTTTCGCCTACGAGGTCTCGGATCCGCAGCGCTACGGCGTGGTGGAATTCGACGCCGCAGGCCATGCGCTCAGCATCGAGGAAAAGCCGGAGGTCCCGCGGTCTAACCACGCTGTGGTGGGCTTGTACTTTTATGACAACTCCGTGGTGGAAATAGCCAAGGGCATCGAACCCAGCGGCCGCGGCGAACTGGAGATCACGGCGGTAAACGAGGAGTACCTGCACCGCGGCGAGCTGAATGTCCAGCGGCTGCACCGCGGCAGCGTGTGGCTCGATACGGGAACGGTGGACTCGATGAGCGAGGCCTCCGCCTACGTCGAGGTACTGCAAAAGCGCACCGGAATCGTTATCGGCTCGCCCGAGGTCGCCGCCTTCGAAGCCGGCTTCATCGACCGCGTCCAGCTAGAAGCACTCGCCGAGCCGCTGCTCAAGTCCGGCTACGGCGAGTACCTGCGGGCGTTTTAG
- a CDS encoding MBL fold metallo-hydrolase, which translates to MRIDSTITSGKFRLDGGEWDVDNNVYVVGDDSSVYVVDPSHNLDAVAELVGDRRVEGILLTHGHNDHCELAPEAAKRFDTEVYLHPDDDMLWQESNGDAPYTPLADRGQFDIGGEKITVYHTPGHSPGCVVLHVGETLLSGDTLFNGGPGATGRKYSDFDVIIESLKNVVFTLPEDTKVLPGHGDATTVGAEAARIDEYIERGY; encoded by the coding sequence ATGCGCATTGATAGCACCATTACCTCTGGCAAGTTCCGCCTCGATGGCGGCGAGTGGGATGTGGACAATAACGTCTACGTCGTGGGCGATGACTCCAGCGTCTACGTGGTGGACCCCTCTCATAATTTGGATGCGGTAGCAGAGCTCGTAGGCGATCGCCGTGTGGAGGGCATTCTTTTGACCCACGGGCACAATGATCACTGCGAGCTGGCCCCCGAGGCCGCCAAGCGCTTCGATACCGAGGTCTATCTGCACCCAGACGATGACATGCTGTGGCAGGAGTCCAATGGCGATGCTCCGTACACGCCATTGGCGGATCGCGGTCAATTCGATATCGGCGGCGAGAAGATTACGGTCTACCACACTCCGGGACACTCGCCGGGCTGCGTGGTGCTGCATGTGGGCGAGACGCTGCTGTCGGGCGATACGCTCTTCAACGGCGGCCCAGGCGCCACCGGCCGCAAGTACTCCGACTTCGATGTGATCATCGAGTCGCTGAAGAACGTCGTCTTCACCCTGCCGGAGGACACCAAGGTCCTACCAGGGCATGGCGATGCCACCACGGTGGGCGCAGAGGCCGCGCGCATCGACGAATATATCGAGCGCGGCTACTAG
- a CDS encoding S-(hydroxymethyl)mycothiol dehydrogenase, whose amino-acid sequence MTVKAVIARSQGAEVETVNILVPDPGPNDVIVRVQACGVCHTDLAYRDGDIEDAFPFLLGHEAAGVVETVGSAVTHVEEGDFVILNWRAVCGECRACKKGEPKYCFNTHNASKKMTLEDGTELTPALGIGSFAEKTLVHEGQCTKVEDTDPAAAGLLGCGIMAGLGAAVNTGDIQLGESVAVFGCGGVGMAAIAGAKLASAAKIIAVDIDEGKLETAREFGATDTICSKDLSEQEVIDAVRELTGGFGTDVSIDAVGIQPTWRQAFYSRDHAGRMVMVGVPNLTDHVDIPAIDLYGRGGSIKPAWYGDCLPERDFPAYVALSKAGNFPLDKFVTERIALDDVEQAFTTMKSGKVLRSVVEF is encoded by the coding sequence ATGACTGTAAAAGCTGTTATTGCCCGCTCCCAGGGCGCGGAAGTCGAAACCGTCAATATTCTCGTTCCTGACCCCGGCCCCAATGACGTCATCGTGCGCGTGCAGGCCTGCGGCGTTTGCCACACCGACCTTGCCTACCGCGATGGCGATATTGAAGACGCCTTCCCCTTCCTGCTCGGCCACGAGGCCGCAGGCGTGGTAGAAACCGTAGGTTCTGCGGTTACCCACGTGGAGGAGGGCGACTTCGTCATTTTGAACTGGCGCGCCGTGTGCGGCGAGTGCCGCGCCTGCAAGAAGGGTGAGCCAAAGTACTGCTTTAATACGCACAACGCCTCCAAGAAGATGACCCTCGAGGACGGCACCGAGCTCACCCCCGCCCTGGGCATCGGTTCCTTTGCAGAGAAGACCCTGGTCCACGAGGGCCAGTGCACCAAGGTGGAAGACACCGACCCGGCTGCCGCTGGCCTGCTGGGCTGCGGCATCATGGCGGGCCTCGGCGCTGCCGTGAATACCGGCGATATCCAGCTCGGCGAGTCCGTTGCCGTCTTTGGCTGCGGCGGCGTCGGCATGGCGGCCATTGCGGGCGCCAAGCTGGCGAGCGCGGCCAAGATCATTGCTGTGGATATCGACGAAGGGAAGCTGGAGACCGCCCGCGAATTCGGCGCAACCGATACCATCTGCTCTAAGGATCTCTCGGAGCAGGAGGTTATTGACGCCGTGCGCGAGCTCACCGGCGGCTTCGGCACCGATGTCTCCATCGACGCCGTGGGCATCCAGCCCACCTGGCGCCAGGCCTTCTACTCTCGCGACCACGCCGGCCGCATGGTCATGGTGGGCGTGCCGAACCTCACCGACCACGTGGATATCCCGGCCATCGACCTCTACGGCCGCGGCGGTTCCATCAAGCCTGCGTGGTACGGCGATTGCCTCCCCGAGCGCGATTTCCCCGCTTACGTAGCGCTGTCCAAGGCCGGCAACTTCCCGCTGGACAAGTTCGTCACCGAGCGCATTGCGCTTGACGACGTCGAGCAGGCCTTCACCACCATGAAGTCCGGCAAGGTTCTACGTTCGGTGGTGGAGTTCTAA
- a CDS encoding GDSL-type esterase/lipase family protein has product MKSLQLKVLSVVASALTVLGAVAAPQATAAERNLVAFGDSVLADPDAGSYFAHRYDRSKGVGVDCPTSNNYAKRAGAKLRLPVRDFSCSGAVSMSHGPQIFQQVDAALRTGALTPATNRVVITTGFNDTYNHRDLNLPQIRKQFVDHTAPQIERIKRAAPNARIQIVGYPTIGSGPYYCLFHFGPRPADSTFLPPIQDFENKAQWMQVDLAARTGVQFLDMKPSTRNNGMCADANQRMWAGLVDFTAGDGNLPIHMNQRGHEHAANVIARS; this is encoded by the coding sequence ATGAAATCTCTGCAGCTGAAAGTTCTCTCCGTGGTGGCTTCCGCGCTGACCGTGCTGGGTGCGGTGGCCGCGCCGCAGGCCACCGCCGCGGAGCGCAACCTAGTAGCCTTCGGTGATTCCGTCCTCGCGGATCCAGATGCTGGCTCCTATTTTGCCCACCGCTACGACCGCTCCAAGGGCGTTGGCGTAGACTGCCCGACCTCCAATAACTATGCCAAGCGCGCGGGCGCGAAGCTGCGCCTTCCCGTACGGGACTTCTCCTGCTCCGGCGCCGTGTCCATGTCCCATGGTCCGCAGATTTTCCAGCAGGTGGATGCGGCCCTGCGCACTGGTGCGCTAACCCCGGCCACTAACCGCGTGGTCATCACCACTGGCTTTAATGACACCTACAATCACCGCGATCTCAACCTGCCGCAAATTCGCAAGCAGTTTGTGGATCACACTGCGCCGCAGATCGAGCGCATCAAGCGCGCCGCCCCGAATGCGCGCATTCAGATCGTTGGCTACCCCACCATCGGTTCCGGCCCGTACTACTGCCTATTCCACTTCGGTCCGCGTCCGGCCGATTCCACCTTCCTACCGCCAATCCAGGACTTTGAGAATAAGGCCCAGTGGATGCAGGTGGACCTGGCGGCACGCACCGGCGTGCAGTTCTTGGATATGAAGCCCTCCACCCGAAATAACGGCATGTGCGCCGATGCAAACCAGCGCATGTGGGCTGGTCTGGTGGACTTTACCGCAGGCGACGGCAACCTGCCCATCCACATGAACCAGCGCGGCCACGAGCATGCGGCCAACGTCATCGCCCGCTCCTAA
- a CDS encoding AMP-binding protein, which produces MNFSDFKFHAAALGRFVPALLNAGIVSTQGGAKAQLSMLPNLARYRFTTAREIEQGYLTCPERLALIDDDGTLTYRQLRTHAQGFARYLRSLDLPEIRLGVMARNGRGIIIPLGAKGYAGASIYLLNVGSSPEQLAGCIEENGINVLVVDDEFIDRVDTDIPVIIAHDTGASELPKLDKIVKNPPAVELPRFPKHGPIVLMSSGTTGIPKGIMRPEPTLPVVLASIVDTIPWRADQRLQLTASIFHTWGWACINIALGLRNTIVTRRVFDAEQVLDDVQRYRLDGMISSPIFFKRLVERDPAGEFDTSSLKFIASAGNALTPEVVKETNERFGAILCNVYGSTELALATTATMDQVAANPTIAGRVASGTKLRILDEEGHPVPRGEVGEIYLTNSTAMTGYTNPNLRLNKVDGLISIGDLGYIDEHDFLHVVGRADDMIIVGGENVHPQSVTEVLEAMPGIHEVHAGGVKDSETFQRIAVWAVPTADAAGKALTADAIRDWVRTKLADHSVPRDVHFLAKLPRNATGKVVPRLLGAQG; this is translated from the coding sequence GTGAATTTCTCTGATTTCAAATTCCATGCCGCAGCCCTCGGCCGGTTCGTTCCGGCGCTTCTAAATGCCGGAATCGTCAGTACCCAAGGGGGCGCGAAGGCCCAGCTCAGCATGCTGCCCAATCTGGCTCGCTACCGCTTCACCACCGCGCGCGAAATCGAGCAGGGCTACCTCACTTGCCCAGAGCGCCTAGCGCTTATCGACGACGACGGCACCCTCACCTACCGCCAGCTGCGCACCCACGCCCAAGGCTTTGCCCGCTACCTCCGCTCGCTGGACCTGCCCGAGATCCGCCTCGGCGTGATGGCGCGCAACGGCCGCGGCATCATCATTCCGCTCGGCGCCAAGGGCTATGCGGGTGCTTCTATTTACCTGCTCAACGTGGGTTCTTCGCCGGAACAGCTGGCCGGCTGCATCGAGGAAAATGGCATCAACGTGCTCGTTGTGGATGATGAGTTCATCGACCGCGTGGACACCGATATCCCGGTCATCATCGCGCACGATACTGGGGCAAGCGAGCTGCCGAAGCTGGACAAGATCGTGAAAAATCCACCGGCCGTGGAGCTGCCGCGTTTTCCCAAGCACGGCCCGATAGTCCTCATGTCCTCCGGTACCACGGGCATTCCGAAGGGCATTATGCGGCCGGAGCCGACCCTGCCGGTGGTGCTGGCCTCCATCGTGGATACGATTCCGTGGCGCGCGGACCAGCGCCTGCAGCTTACCGCGTCCATTTTTCACACCTGGGGCTGGGCCTGCATCAATATTGCCCTTGGCCTGCGCAATACCATCGTCACCCGCCGCGTATTCGATGCGGAGCAGGTGCTTGACGATGTCCAGCGCTACCGCCTCGATGGCATGATTTCCTCCCCCATCTTCTTTAAGCGCTTGGTGGAGCGCGACCCGGCCGGCGAGTTCGATACCTCGAGCCTGAAATTCATTGCCTCGGCCGGCAACGCACTGACCCCGGAGGTGGTCAAGGAAACCAATGAGCGCTTCGGCGCCATCCTCTGCAACGTGTACGGCTCCACCGAACTCGCACTGGCGACGACCGCGACTATGGATCAGGTGGCCGCCAACCCCACCATCGCCGGCCGCGTGGCCTCGGGCACGAAGCTGCGCATCCTAGATGAGGAGGGCCACCCGGTTCCGCGTGGCGAGGTGGGCGAGATTTACCTCACCAACTCCACCGCAATGACCGGCTATACCAACCCGAACCTGCGCCTGAATAAGGTGGACGGGCTCATTTCCATCGGCGATTTGGGCTACATCGACGAGCACGACTTCCTGCACGTGGTCGGCCGCGCCGATGACATGATCATCGTCGGCGGCGAAAACGTCCACCCGCAGTCCGTCACCGAGGTCCTCGAGGCCATGCCCGGCATCCACGAGGTTCATGCTGGCGGCGTAAAGGATAGCGAGACCTTCCAACGCATCGCCGTGTGGGCGGTGCCTACTGCCGACGCCGCCGGAAAGGCCCTCACCGCCGACGCCATCCGCGACTGGGTCCGCACCAAGCTCGCCGATCACTCCGTGCCGCGCGACGTGCACTTCCTGGCCAAGCTCCCGCGCAACGCCACCGGCAAGGTGGTGCCGCGCCTGTTGGGGGCGCAGGGCTAG
- the nagB gene encoding glucosamine-6-phosphate deaminase — protein sequence MDILIRSTPAEVALAAADIFTRYANDGATLGLATGSTPVAMYQELIARYERGEVSFAQSRAFLLDEYLGLAPDHEQSYYSDNRREFTSHVDFVDALVKSPAGDAADPARAAESYDAAIRQAGGVDIQLLGIGANGHIGFNEPSSSLRSRTHVTTLHPQTVRDNARFFDKEQDVPRHAITQGLGTISEARHLLLLATGANKASAVKALVEGPLSARCPASILQLHHSATVIVDEAAAAGLEDREYYLFADQNRVL from the coding sequence ATGGATATCCTCATCCGATCCACCCCTGCTGAGGTCGCCCTCGCGGCCGCCGATATCTTTACGCGCTACGCCAACGACGGCGCCACCCTGGGCCTAGCGACGGGCTCGACGCCGGTAGCGATGTATCAAGAACTCATCGCCCGCTATGAGCGCGGCGAGGTCAGCTTTGCCCAAAGCCGCGCCTTCCTCCTTGATGAGTACTTGGGCCTAGCCCCCGATCACGAGCAGTCCTATTACTCGGACAACCGGCGCGAGTTCACCAGCCACGTGGATTTTGTCGATGCCCTGGTAAAAAGCCCCGCTGGCGACGCCGCGGATCCCGCCCGTGCAGCCGAGTCCTATGATGCGGCTATTCGGCAGGCCGGCGGAGTGGATATCCAGCTGCTGGGGATCGGGGCAAACGGGCACATCGGCTTCAATGAGCCTTCTAGCTCCTTGCGCTCGCGCACACACGTGACGACGCTGCACCCACAAACCGTGCGGGACAATGCGCGCTTTTTCGATAAAGAGCAGGATGTGCCGCGCCACGCAATCACCCAAGGATTGGGCACGATTAGCGAGGCCCGCCACCTCCTGCTGCTGGCCACCGGCGCCAATAAGGCCAGCGCGGTAAAGGCCCTGGTTGAAGGTCCGCTTTCGGCGCGGTGCCCGGCCTCCATTCTGCAGCTACACCACAGCGCCACGGTCATCGTTGATGAGGCCGCGGCCGCCGGGCTCGAGGACCGCGAATACTACCTTTTCGCGGACCAGAATCGGGTGCTCTAG